The following proteins are co-located in the Malus sylvestris chromosome 13, drMalSylv7.2, whole genome shotgun sequence genome:
- the LOC126596431 gene encoding long-chain-alcohol oxidase FAO1, which yields MRKVCHPLLNGGRGYAGDDRKYSHGFSSAEMQSLASICEALLPPFYETKGEQPTINKAVQSFYKTSAAQTPIPDEVAQLMVKRALIEAVVLVRVVLWILGTKLGTLLLCGSLCFGKTWPFVHKFSSLSLEKREKVLQKWFKHKFLTPIRLAFVYIKFLCLYIFFSRVGENAENPIWQAIGYHVENDDQDDQKNHSKMQEQKRPLQKGIIETRLETDTSLLNSLAQKGFQVIHNSTKNIYNVKCDVIIVGSGCGGGVAAAALASSGHKVIVLEKGNYFTPSDYSSLEAPSHDHLYESGGILVTVDGKIVLQAGSTVGGGSAINWSACIKTPNYVLQEWNKDHKIKFFGGSEYLSAMDTVCERIGVTENCVEEGFQNQVLRKGCENLGLGVDFVPRNSSENHYCGSCGYGCRKGEKKGTDSTWLMDAVDYGAVIITGCKAERFVLETNKSGSKRKKKCLGVMAKPLSNNITKRLQIEAKVTISACGALLTPPLMLSSGLKNKNIGRNLHLHPVLMAWGYFPDSNSEFKGKNYEGGIITSVYKVVSADSKVKAIIETPALGPGTFSALSPWVSGEDIKNRMLKFSRTAHLISIIRDKGSGVVTKGGRVSYEFSALDKENIKGGLRQALRILIAAGAIEVGTHRSDGLRLKCKGINKEELEEFLDMVTADEGPQSLVENWTIYSSAHQMGSCRMGINAKEGAVDENGESWEAESLFVCDGSVLPSAVGVNPMITIQSTAYCLSKRIADSLRKC from the exons atgagaaagGTCTGTCATCCTTTGTTGAATGGGGGAAGAGGATATGCAGGAGATGACAGAAAATACAGTCATGGATTCTCTTCAGCTGAGATGCAGTCTTTGGCAAGTATCTGTGAGGCTTTATTACCTCCTTTTTATGAAACCAAAGGTGAACAACCTACAATTAACAAGGCTGTTCAGTCCTTCTACAAAACTTCTGCGGCTCAAACTCCCATCCCTGATgag GTTGCACAGCTAATGGTGAAAAGGGCCTTGATAGAAGCTGTGGTATTGGTTAGAGTGGTTTTGTGGATATTGGGAACTAAGTTGGGAACCCTACTCCTCTGTGGCTCTCTTTGTTTTGGTAAGACATGGCCCTTCGTTCACAAGTTTTCAAGTTTGTCGttggagaaaagagaaaaggtcCTGCAGAAGTGGTTCAAGCACAAGTTTCTTACCCCCATTAGGCTTGCCTTTGTTTACATCAAGTTTCTTTGCCTCTACATTTTCTTCTCTCGG GTTGGTGAGAATGCAGAAAACCCAATATGGCAAGCCATTGGATACCATGTAGAAAATGATGACCAAGATGATCAGAAGAACCACTcaaaaatgcaagaacaaaagcGGCCTCTTCAGAAGGGAATCATAGAAACAAGGCTTGAAACTGATACCAGCCTTCTGAATTCCCTTGCACAGAAAGGCTTCCAAGTCATACATAACTCCACAAAAAATATTTACAACGTCAAATGTGACGTTATAATTGTTGGCTCTGGTTGTGGAGGAGGTGTCGCAGCTGCTGCTCTTGCAAGCTCAGGCCACAAAGTCATCGTTCTCGAAAAAGGAAACTACTTCACTCCCTCAGATTACTCTTCTTTGGAAGCTCCCTCCCATGATCACCTTTATGAATCAGGAGGCATTCTTGTAACTGTTGATGGGAAAATTGTGCTTCAGGCTGGATCAACAGTTGGTGGTGGCTCTGCTATTAATTGGTCAGCCTGTATTAAAACACCAAATTATGTGCTTCAGGAATGGAATAAAGATCATAAGATCAAGTTCTTTGGGGGATCAGAGTATCTTTCTGCAATGGATACTGTGTGCGAGAGAATTGGTGTTACTGAGAATTGTGTAGAAGAAGGGTTTCAAAATCAAGTACTAAGGAAAGGGTGTGAGAATCTAGGCCTTGGGGTGGATTTTGTGCCTCGAAATTCTTCAGAAAATCATTACTGTGGATCATGTGGTTATGGATGCAGGAAAGGAGAGAAAAAGGGAACAGATTCTACATGGCTAATGGATGCAGTGGATTATGGTGCCGTGATCATAACTGGATGTAAAGCTGAGAGATTTGTATTGGAAACCAACAAGAGTGgaagtaaaagaaaaaagaaatgttTGGGAGTAATGGCAAAACCTTTGAGCAATAACATTACGAAGAGGCTGCAAATTGAGGCCAAAGTTACAATCTCAGCTTGTGGAGCTCTTTTGACACCCCCTTTAATGCTTTCTAGTGGACTGAAGAACAAGAACATTGGTCGAAATCTTCATCTCCACCCTGTTTTAATGGCCTGGGGATATTTCCCTGACTCAAATTCAGAGTTCAAGGGTAAAAACTATGAGGGTGGAATAATTACATCAGTGTATAAGGTGGTATCAGCAGACTCTAAGGTAAAAGCAATCATAGAAACACCGGCATTAGGGCCGGGAACATTTTCTGCTTTGAGCCCTTGGGTGTCTGGGGAAGACATAAAGAACAGAATGCTGAAGTTTTCAAGAACTGCCCATTTGATTTCAATTATCAGGGATAAGGGTTCCGGGGTAGTTACGAAGGGTGGAAGAGTAAGTTATGAGTTTTCTGCCTTAGACAAAGAGAACATAAAGGGAGGTTTGAGGCAGGCATTAAGGATTCTAATAGCAGCAGGAGCAATTGAAGTTGGCACACATCGGAGTGATGGGCTGAGACTCAAATGTAAAGGGATTAATAAGGAGGAACTGGAGGAGTTTCTTGACATGGTTACTGCAGATGAAGGGCCGCAGTCACTGGTAGAGAATTGGACAATCTATTCCTCAGCTCATCAGATGGGGAGCTGTAGAATGGGAATCAATGCAAAGGAAGGGGCGGTTGATGAGAATGGGGAGAGCTGGGAAGCAGAAAGCCTCTTCGTATGTGATGGGAGTGTTCTACCTAGTGCTGTTGGTGTTAATCCCATGATCACCATCCAATCAACTGCATACTGTCTCTCAAAGAGAATAGCTGATTCTCTAAGAAAGTGTTAG